A region from the Triticum aestivum cultivar Chinese Spring chromosome 3D, IWGSC CS RefSeq v2.1, whole genome shotgun sequence genome encodes:
- the LOC123080940 gene encoding BTB/POZ domain-containing protein FBL11, whose protein sequence is MSSAGDGEDGGGAAADTMVLEITDAAASPSSAPPPPPIPVSALAAPLPSPTVLAVRADRSRLIESSSYFRALLGGSFSESGSGYVRISCDLAAAVQVLRYLFEPPASFAISHHNFLPLLEGALFLAVESLLVDCERWFRTVRSRNPSMVVPLDFIIEAWYFAPKHGVTFVEDVCPGYLAQNFVQVISSRSFVHIPYDLLCSTIESPHLTVDSEKQLCEAILSWVSASRQSCEQSVSNSADNQLSLLSKVRVCLLPLGFAAGTKRNCFEFGNNAVCMILNLLKDSLQTLLHTVTDDNLDSYRIRLTEYSKKIVLSGCPQLTTQFLYISALPTDLDAVFKRTIVSDVNDGCLNHYNGLVKKAKTLSFRNVRIVDLSKCPNVHFGAVILWMKWTFPELRTFIASYCLLFQFEDLQCLLLRCPWINEINLSIDTSVILSKYSIISSRSEVRRDVNRNLSSYYMQSGLYGTSGNPVFSNISKLILEGRNDITDMNLLEISMLKSSLCYINIKHCTLLTDDGISTLLLNCRKMHSMVLSYTSFGNHSIQTLCSLDPSDSFSYHKDEHAHVMAFRLQELHLEGCEGISCAAMSQLVSNMNIVKSLCLRETSLADGALCNFVGSSLEYLDISETVVSMVSLAPVIRRNSNLSCLKTAGCRNLLFEQGEVQSTSGNKYGRFLQEITSTCYLEDVEMGWAFCPVRVDDLIPSFSKVRRMTVGLGTTLPENILHALPEICPFLESLVLRFQVISDRVVRNLLESSTNLQVLCLHYCLGNLTSFSFQTMAPALRILRLQWVTPWITNDDLTILTQNCNLVELLLSGCKLLDSSSQEIISSGWPNLACLQLEECGQITLDGVDSILDCKALEEVLLRHTGRGIGRTIITDAIRELPLLRKLALDLCDASEGGYDTPNVPEGKMMRSVRMSRCKKSVAAARSCFGEASSSSSNRKPVQHRETIVLEWSSRQLTTTVVEERL, encoded by the exons ATGTCCTCCGCCGGCGAcggggaagacggcggcggcgccgccgccgacacgaTGGTCCTGGAGATCACCGACGCAGCAGCATCCCCCTCCtccgcgcctccacctccccccatCCCAGTCTCCGCGCTCGCCGCCCCACTCCCGTCCCCGACCGTCCTCGCGGTCCGCGCCGACCGGAGCAGGCTCATCGAGAGCTCCTCCTACTTCCGCGCCCTCCTCGGCGGCAGCTTCAG CGAATCGGGCAGCGGCTACGTGCGGATCAGctgcgacctcgccgccgccgtgcagGTCCTCCGGTACCTCTTCGAGCCCCCCGCGAGCTTCGCGATCTCGCATCACAACTTCCTCCCGCTGCTGGAG GGTGCTCTGTTTCTCGCTGTCGAGAGCCTTCTAGTGGACTGTGAAAGGTGGTTCAGAACCGTGAGATCTCGAAATCCCTCCATGGTGGTACCGTTGGATTTCATAATCGAGGCCTGGTACTTCGCTCCAAAGCACG GGGTTACTTTTGTTGAAGACGTATGTCCAGGATATCTAGCTCAGAATTTT GTACAAGTTATCTCCAGTAGGTCATTTGTTCATATACCTTATGATCTGCTGTGCTCCACCATTGAATCCCCACACCTGACTGTGGATAG TGAAAAGCAATTGTGTGAAGCAATTTTATCTTGGGTTTCCGCAAGTAGGCAATCCTGTGAACAATCAGTCTCCAACTCAGCAGATAACCAACTCTCCCTTCTTAGCAAG GTTAGGGTATGCCTTTTACCTTTAGGATTTGCAGCAG GTACAAAGAGAAACTGCTTTGAATTTGGGAACAATGCTGTATGTATGATTCTTAATCTGCTTAAGGACAGTTTGCAAACTCTACTGCATACAGTTACCGATGACAACTTGGATAGTTACCGTATTCGATTAACAGAATACTCCAAG AAAATAGTACTTTCGGGATGTCCCCAGTTAACTACGCAATTCCTATACATATCGGCGCTCCCCACTGATCTAGATGCTGTATTTAAGAGAACTATAGTGAGCGATGTTAACGACGGATGTTTGAACCATTACAATGGGCTGGTGAAGAAGGCTAAAACCTTGTCATTTAGAAATGTACGCATTGTGGATCTCTCCAAATGTCCAAATGTACATTTTGGTGCAGTAATTTTATGGATGAAGTGGACATTTCCAGAATTGAGGACGTTCATAGCTTCCTATTGTTTACTCTTTCAGTTTGAAGATTTGCAGTGTTTGTTACTGAGATGCCCATGGATTAATGAAATCAATTTGAGTATTGATACAAGCGTTATACTATCCAAGTACTCGATTATATCTTCTAGATCTGAAGTACGGCGTGACGTGAATCGAAATCTATCTAGCTATTACATGCAAAGTGGATTATATGGGACCTCAGGAAACCCAGTTTTCTCAAATATATCAAAATTGATACTGGAAGGCCGAAATGATATTACTG ATATGAACTTGCTGGAGATATCCATGCTGAAAAGCTCTCTATGTTATATAAACATTAAACATTGCACCCTGTTGACAGACGATGGTATATCTACACTACTGTTGAATTGTAGAAAAATGCACTCGATGGTTCTTTCTTATACATCGTTTGGAAATCATTCAATTCAAACCCTATGCTCATTGGATCCTTCAGATAGCTTTTCTTACCATAAGGATGAACATGCTCATGTTATGGCATTTAGGTTGCAAGAATTGCATCTGGAAGGCTGTGAAG GTATTAGTTGTGCTGCTATGTCCCAGCTAGTGAGTAATATGAATATTGTGAAGTCCTTATGCTTAAGGGAGACATCACTTGCAGATGGTGCTCTCTGCAACTTTGTTGGCTCTTCACTTGAGTATCTTGATATTTCGGAGACTGtg GTTTCTATGGTCTCATTGGCACCAGTTATACGAAGAAACTCTAATTTGAGCTGCTTGAAAACAGCTGGATGCCGTAACCTGCTGTTTGAACAGGGTGAGGTACAATCCACGAGTGGTAACAAGTATGGCAGGTTTCTTCAGGAGATAACCAGTACGTGCTATTTGGAGGATGTAGAAATGGGCTGGGCATTTTGCCCTGTTCGAGTTGATGACCTCATTCCTTCTTTTAGTAAAGTAAGGAGGATGACAGTTGGCCTTGGCACAACATTACCAGAGAATATCCTGCATGCTCTTCCTGAGATCTGCCCGTTTCTCGAGTCTTTGGTTCTTAGGTTTCAG GTAATCTCTGACAGAGTTGTAAGAAATCTATTGGAATCGTCAACAAATCTTCAGGTGCTCTGCCTGCACTATTGCCTTGGCAATTTGACTTCATTTAGCTTTCAAACAATGGCACCAGCGTTAAGAATATTACGGCTCCAGTGGGTTACTCCATGGATCACAAATGATGATCTGACAATTCTTACACAGAATTGCAATTTAGTTGAACTTTTGCTGTCTGGTTGCAAACTCCTTGACTCCA GCTCTCAAGAGATAATCTCTTCTGGGTGGCCAAACTTGGCATGTTTACAACTTGAG GAATGTGGTCAGATAACACTTGATGGGGTTGATTCTATTTTAGATTGTAAAGCTTTGGAAGAAGTCTTACTTAGGCACACC GGTAGAGGTATTGGAAGAACCATTATAACAGATGCTATCAGAGAG CTACCGCTCCTAAGGAAGCTGGCGCTGGATCTCTGCGACGCGTCCGAGGGAGGCTACGACACCCCGAAC GTTCCGGAGGGGAAGATGATGAGGAGCGTGAGGATGAGCAGGTGCAAgaagtcggtggcggcggcgaggtcgtGCTTTGGGGAGGCGTCCTCCTCGAGCTCGAACCGGAAGCCGGTGCAGCACAGGGAGACCATCGTGCTGGAGTGGAGCAGCCGGCAGCTGACGACCACCGTAGTGGAAGAAAGACTCTAG